In Paenibacillus ihbetae, the following are encoded in one genomic region:
- a CDS encoding YifB family Mg chelatase-like AAA ATPase, whose protein sequence is MYGKLHSACLHGIDGVVIQVEVDLANGLPQTSIIGLPDSSIRESVERVRAAIKNCGFEYPLKRITINLAPADLRKEGSSFDLAVALGILITSEQLEFKDAASLLIIGELALDGALRPVTGVLPMVEQAKRDGFRGVLLPMENVQEASLIGGIEVYGLPHLKELAGDDGPMRSSPSRASKLPIAAVSLSRLRYTGRLEHSNEAADRSREEPLEDYKDVLGHQHIKRALTIAAAGMHNIMLIGPPGTGKTMLMKRLPTILPPLAEEEALTTTKIFSAAGKLKKTEGLMTKRPFRSPHHTISAAGLIGGGTIPKPGEVSLAHKGILFLDELPEFSRHVLEVLRQPLEDREVTISRARAVFTFPAHFMLACSMNPCPCGYYGSDHPAQQCTCSVARIAQYRARISGPLMDRIDLQVDVPRPKEWPGSTPPLSSKAMRDQVYAAQTIQLERYRRLPIRWNSELFGSYLRTHAALDKASAELLQVTLDSLGLSMRAYDRILKLARTIADLEASADIQSRHVAEAIQYRQLDRQYIVTEEPG, encoded by the coding sequence ATGTATGGAAAGCTGCACAGCGCCTGCCTGCACGGCATCGACGGCGTCGTTATTCAGGTGGAAGTCGATCTGGCCAACGGACTTCCGCAAACCAGCATTATCGGACTTCCGGATTCCTCCATCCGTGAATCGGTGGAACGGGTCCGGGCCGCGATCAAAAACTGCGGGTTCGAATATCCTTTGAAGCGGATCACGATTAATCTCGCTCCGGCTGATCTTCGTAAAGAAGGCTCCTCCTTTGACCTGGCTGTCGCCCTCGGCATATTAATCACTAGTGAACAGCTGGAGTTCAAGGATGCCGCCTCGCTCTTAATCATCGGCGAGCTGGCGCTGGACGGAGCGCTTAGACCCGTAACCGGCGTGCTGCCGATGGTAGAGCAGGCGAAGCGGGACGGCTTCCGCGGCGTTCTCTTACCGATGGAGAACGTGCAAGAAGCCTCCTTAATCGGCGGCATCGAGGTGTACGGCTTGCCGCATTTGAAGGAGCTCGCCGGGGATGATGGGCCAATGCGGTCAAGCCCTTCCCGCGCTTCGAAGCTCCCGATCGCAGCCGTTTCGCTCTCGCGGCTCCGGTATACCGGGCGCTTAGAACACTCGAACGAGGCGGCTGACCGGAGCCGGGAGGAGCCGCTGGAGGATTACAAGGATGTGCTCGGCCACCAGCATATCAAGCGGGCGCTCACCATCGCGGCGGCAGGCATGCACAATATTATGCTGATCGGGCCGCCCGGCACGGGAAAGACAATGCTTATGAAGCGGCTGCCAACCATCCTTCCTCCGTTAGCGGAGGAGGAAGCCCTGACGACTACGAAAATTTTCAGCGCTGCCGGTAAGCTGAAGAAGACTGAGGGCCTCATGACGAAGCGACCGTTTCGCTCTCCCCATCATACGATATCCGCCGCCGGGCTTATCGGAGGCGGAACGATCCCAAAGCCCGGCGAGGTCAGTCTTGCCCACAAAGGCATTCTGTTCCTCGATGAGCTGCCCGAGTTCTCCCGGCATGTGCTGGAGGTTCTCCGCCAGCCGCTCGAGGATCGGGAGGTGACGATCAGCCGGGCACGGGCCGTATTTACCTTTCCCGCGCATTTTATGCTCGCTTGCTCGATGAATCCGTGTCCGTGCGGCTATTACGGCAGCGACCATCCGGCACAGCAATGCACCTGCAGCGTGGCGAGGATCGCCCAATACCGCGCGCGGATATCCGGCCCCTTAATGGACCGGATCGATCTGCAGGTTGACGTGCCAAGGCCCAAAGAATGGCCGGGAAGCACGCCGCCGCTGTCCTCGAAGGCGATGCGCGACCAGGTTTATGCCGCCCAGACCATTCAGCTGGAGCGATACCGCCGCCTTCCGATCCGCTGGAACAGCGAATTGTTCGGCAGCTATTTAAGAACCCACGCTGCACTCGATAAAGCTTCAGCGGAGCTGCTGCAGGTGACGCTCGATTCCCTGGGGCTCAGCATGCGGGCATATGACCGGATATTGAAGCTGGCACGGACGATTGCGGATCTGGAGGCTTCCGCCGACATCCAGAGCCGCCATGTTGCCGAAGCCATTCAATACCGCCAGCTGGATCGGCAGTACATCGTTACGGAGGAGCCGGGCTGA
- a CDS encoding matrixin family metalloprotease has product MLGGIIGFLFSSIPTYATPVTGHTWSSRNITYQNNGSNDFYKNIWTNARDEWNLSTDIFLQAGTNSNFTAGNKNDSSVTWDGRADWTFSIITGYYSTMKTWVNTYYTTQSHYKTANIEGIATHEFGHALGLDHAPFGNPTVMTPSTFEKTSSGALIDGRPNKSPTSWDINTINVLYDKNFAKGQSHEPVLDVPENLLKKAQITQKDLIIKHYSWAYGYSTLEARADDADLIVSGTVKNKLSPLVKNDGETEEAFLQSEIVIEKVIKGVISEGNLINLLQMAEKQTPQLFTMRIQPNSKKVQKSYSI; this is encoded by the coding sequence GTGTTAGGCGGAATAATCGGATTTTTATTCAGCAGTATTCCAACATATGCGACACCTGTAACTGGACATACTTGGTCAAGTAGGAATATAACATATCAAAACAATGGATCTAATGATTTCTATAAAAACATTTGGACTAATGCTAGAGATGAGTGGAACTTATCTACTGACATCTTTCTGCAAGCTGGTACTAATTCTAATTTTACCGCTGGGAATAAAAATGACAGTAGTGTTACATGGGACGGACGGGCAGATTGGACATTTAGTATTATAACTGGATACTATTCCACCATGAAGACATGGGTTAATACTTACTACACAACACAAAGTCATTATAAGACAGCAAATATTGAGGGAATAGCAACACATGAATTTGGTCATGCTCTTGGTTTGGATCATGCTCCTTTTGGTAACCCAACAGTTATGACTCCAAGTACATTTGAAAAAACTTCTTCTGGAGCTTTAATAGACGGTCGACCAAATAAGTCGCCAACTTCATGGGACATTAATACCATTAACGTTCTCTATGACAAAAACTTTGCTAAGGGTCAGAGCCATGAACCAGTGTTAGATGTTCCCGAAAATCTTCTAAAAAAAGCTCAAATTACACAAAAAGACTTGATAATAAAACATTATTCCTGGGCTTACGGCTATAGCACACTCGAAGCTCGTGCAGATGATGCCGATCTTATAGTAAGTGGGACTGTTAAAAATAAACTTAGTCCTCTCGTTAAAAATGATGGAGAAACCGAAGAAGCATTTTTGCAATCAGAGATAGTTATAGAAAAAGTCATCAAAGGAGTTATTTCCGAGGGAAATTTAATTAATCTACTACAAATGGCGGAGAAACAGACACCTCAATTATTTACCATGAGAATTCAACCGAACTCCAAGAAGGTACAGAAGTCTTACTCTATCTAA
- a CDS encoding ABC transporter permease: MLQASRRPGFLRKVKRDKYLLLLLLPCVLYYVIFKYVPIFGVSIAFMDYNLFKGITESDWVGFKYFSMFFHTPDFWPVLRNTFLLGFYKLLFGFPAPIILALLINEVRRSFMKRFVQTVSYLPHFISNVVVAGIAVMFLSPTGGMVNQLLSALGLERINFLVEASWFRTIYVTTDVWQHIGWGTIIYLAALTAIDPQLYEAARMDGANRWKQTLNITLPGIAPAIVIILILDIGKILEIGFEKVYLLATPATYETADIISTYVYRVGLTQGNYSYATAIDLFTGIISFIFIIAANGFSRRVSGSSIW, from the coding sequence ATGTTGCAAGCATCCCGCCGCCCGGGCTTTCTGCGCAAAGTGAAACGGGATAAATATTTGCTGTTATTGCTGCTCCCATGCGTTCTGTATTACGTCATTTTTAAATACGTTCCCATCTTCGGCGTCTCGATCGCCTTCATGGATTACAATTTGTTCAAGGGCATCACCGAGAGCGATTGGGTCGGCTTCAAGTATTTCAGTATGTTCTTTCATACCCCCGACTTTTGGCCCGTGCTGAGAAACACGTTCCTGCTCGGGTTCTATAAGCTGTTATTCGGGTTTCCGGCACCGATTATTTTGGCCCTGCTGATCAATGAGGTACGAAGATCCTTCATGAAGCGGTTCGTCCAGACCGTCAGCTATCTTCCCCATTTCATATCCAATGTGGTGGTGGCGGGTATCGCGGTCATGTTCCTGTCGCCTACCGGAGGGATGGTGAACCAGCTTCTGAGCGCCTTGGGTCTTGAACGCATTAATTTTCTGGTGGAGGCCTCCTGGTTCAGAACCATCTATGTAACGACGGACGTGTGGCAGCATATCGGCTGGGGGACCATTATTTATTTGGCGGCCTTGACGGCGATTGATCCGCAATTATACGAAGCCGCACGCATGGACGGGGCGAATCGCTGGAAGCAGACGCTGAACATAACGCTTCCCGGAATCGCACCGGCGATCGTCATCATTCTGATTCTGGATATCGGAAAAATTCTCGAGATCGGCTTTGAAAAAGTATATTTGCTTGCAACCCCGGCCACGTATGAAACCGCTGACATCATTTCCACCTATGTCTATCGCGTCGGTTTGACCCAAGGCAATTACAGTTACGCCACGGCAATTGATCTGTTTACCGGAATCATCAGCTTTATCTTCATCATTGCAGCCAACGGGTTCAGCCGCAGGGTCAGCGGCAGCAGCATCTGGTAG
- a CDS encoding AIPR family protein, which produces MSSSGQVFIALVNLGDYYKFITDENRNLIKYIFESNVRDYQGKTTVNNEIQETLEKSESSEEFWWLNNGVTIIATEASAPGGKEITITNPEIVNGLSNIDGNFPPLFSQSREITERTKKSSCKDNCSRN; this is translated from the coding sequence ATGTCTTCCTCTGGTCAAGTCTTTATAGCACTGGTGAATTTGGGCGATTACTATAAATTTATTACCGATGAAAATCGGAATTTGATAAAATATATTTTCGAATCGAACGTTCGAGATTATCAAGGAAAAACAACTGTTAATAATGAGATCCAGGAAACACTAGAGAAAAGTGAAAGTAGTGAAGAATTTTGGTGGTTGAATAACGGAGTAACTATAATTGCAACAGAAGCCTCGGCACCTGGAGGGAAAGAGATTACAATTACGAACCCTGAGATAGTAAATGGTCTGTCAAACATCGATGGAAATTTTCCGCCACTTTTCAGTCAATCCCGAGAGATTACAGAAAGAACGAAGAAATCTTCTTGTAAGGATAATTGTTCCAGAAACTGA
- a CDS encoding carbohydrate ABC transporter permease, translating to MKWKWNWFDVLNALILLGVVTACLYPFIYMLAVSLSDSAAIASGTVWLWPKGFNLDMYRYVFEDGRVLKGYQNTFIYVVLGTAISLMVTALGAYSLSKTKMVMGKPILMMIVFTMFFNGGMIPTFLVVKELGFVNTVWGMVLPGAVGTWNLLIMRTFFMGMPQELEESGKIDGLSEVGIFFRIVLPLSKPVLATIGLYYAVGMWNNFMGPLLYLRDADMQPLQVILRNIVLSGQFTGTDGPVVGDIVVVEDGLKFATIMVSTVPILLVYPFIQKYFVKGALIGSVKG from the coding sequence GTGAAATGGAAGTGGAACTGGTTCGATGTCTTAAACGCATTGATTTTGCTCGGCGTAGTAACCGCATGTCTGTATCCGTTCATTTATATGCTGGCCGTCTCGCTCAGCGATTCGGCAGCGATTGCGTCAGGCACCGTATGGCTGTGGCCAAAAGGCTTTAATTTGGATATGTACCGGTATGTATTTGAAGATGGAAGGGTACTGAAGGGTTACCAAAATACCTTCATCTATGTCGTGCTGGGAACCGCGATTTCCCTGATGGTAACCGCGCTCGGCGCATACTCATTGTCCAAGACCAAAATGGTTATGGGCAAGCCGATTCTTATGATGATCGTGTTCACGATGTTTTTTAACGGCGGAATGATCCCGACGTTTCTTGTGGTCAAAGAGCTCGGCTTTGTCAATACGGTGTGGGGCATGGTTCTGCCAGGGGCCGTCGGCACCTGGAACCTGCTGATCATGAGAACCTTCTTCATGGGAATGCCGCAAGAGCTGGAGGAGTCGGGCAAAATCGACGGCTTATCCGAGGTCGGTATTTTCTTCCGGATCGTGCTGCCGCTTTCCAAGCCGGTGCTGGCGACGATCGGATTGTATTACGCCGTCGGCATGTGGAATAATTTTATGGGCCCGCTGCTTTATCTGCGGGATGCCGATATGCAGCCGCTTCAGGTCATCTTGAGAAACATCGTGCTATCCGGGCAATTCACGGGAACCGACGGCCCGGTGGTCGGCGATATCGTCGTCGTTGAGGATGGTCTGAAATTTGCCACCATCATGGTGTCCACCGTGCCGATCCTGCTGGTATACCCGTTCATCCAGAAATATTTCGTAAAAGGAGCGTTGATCGGCTCCGTTAAAGGTTAA
- the sucC gene encoding ADP-forming succinate--CoA ligase subunit beta has translation MNIHEYQGKQVLKQYGVAVPNGKVAFTVDEAVEAAKSLGSPVTVVKAQIHAGGRGKAGGVKVAKSLEEVRAYAEEILGKVLVTHQTGPEGKEVKRLLIEEGCDIRKEYYIGVVVDRATGRVVMMASEEGGTEIEEVAAATPEKIFKEVIDPAVGLQTFQARKLAYSINIPNELVGKAVQFMLALYKAFVEKDCSIAEINPLVVTGDGNVMALDAKLNFDSNALFRHKDIVELRDLDEEDEKEIEASKYDLSYIALDGNIGCMVNGAGLAMATMDIIKYYGGDPANFLDVGGGATTEKVTEAFKIILSDPQVKGIFVNIFGGIMRCDVIATGVVEAAKQLGLTRPLVVRLEGTNVDLGKQILAESGLNIVPADSMADGAQKIVSLVQ, from the coding sequence ATGAATATCCATGAATATCAAGGAAAACAAGTACTGAAGCAATATGGAGTTGCTGTTCCGAACGGCAAGGTTGCGTTTACGGTGGATGAAGCAGTTGAAGCTGCCAAATCCCTGGGAAGTCCCGTAACCGTTGTAAAGGCACAGATCCACGCAGGCGGCCGCGGTAAAGCCGGCGGCGTCAAGGTGGCCAAGAGCCTTGAAGAGGTTCGCGCCTATGCTGAAGAAATTCTGGGCAAAGTGCTGGTGACTCACCAGACCGGTCCGGAAGGCAAGGAAGTCAAACGTCTCCTTATTGAAGAAGGCTGCGATATTCGCAAAGAGTATTACATCGGTGTCGTTGTAGACCGCGCTACAGGGCGTGTCGTCATGATGGCATCCGAAGAAGGCGGTACGGAAATCGAAGAGGTTGCAGCAGCAACACCTGAGAAAATTTTCAAGGAAGTCATCGATCCGGCTGTCGGACTTCAAACGTTCCAAGCCCGGAAGCTGGCGTATTCCATTAATATTCCGAACGAGCTGGTCGGCAAAGCCGTCCAATTTATGCTTGCCTTGTACAAGGCGTTCGTGGAGAAGGACTGCTCGATCGCCGAGATTAATCCGCTGGTCGTAACGGGCGACGGCAACGTCATGGCCCTTGACGCCAAGCTGAACTTCGACTCCAATGCCCTGTTCCGTCACAAGGACATTGTCGAGCTTCGCGACCTGGACGAAGAAGACGAGAAAGAAATCGAAGCATCGAAGTACGATTTGAGTTACATAGCTCTGGATGGCAACATCGGCTGCATGGTTAACGGTGCCGGACTTGCGATGGCTACGATGGACATCATCAAATACTATGGCGGCGATCCTGCCAACTTCCTTGACGTTGGGGGCGGCGCGACGACCGAGAAGGTTACGGAAGCCTTCAAGATCATTTTGTCCGATCCACAAGTTAAGGGGATCTTCGTCAACATTTTCGGCGGCATCATGCGCTGCGACGTGATCGCCACCGGTGTTGTTGAAGCGGCGAAGCAGCTGGGCTTGACCCGTCCGCTTGTTGTACGCTTGGAAGGCACGAATGTGGACCTCGGCAAGCAGATTTTGGCCGAGTCCGGTCTTAACATCGTACCAGCTGATTCCATGGCCGACGGAGCACAGAAGATCGTCTCCCTCGTTCAGTAA
- a CDS encoding helix-turn-helix domain-containing protein — MQWLTSRFSVHSLFFKMLVYFLIVISLLSSYNIWSMTFYTRNVHNEIVKYNLTLIRNTVDSFEKQYTTWKSLLLSLQHDEFVGNISRQADKGGKQAIDYLQVDLVMDQIRTLVTQPFYHLQNVMIYYRSHSFLLELDGMVDDDRMFRHYYVSEAYPYEFWLKEADRSGAFLQALPSSSFTIEPKSSEVELLPLVSHVPGSPWEIIAFVNMKSWYESYKGMAGSRLLLLDQDGTPLFQSDPSAKDGQLPAWNGKSEWIKDKGTYYFFEKGDRSGLTYVSIIPHNELNRSISRMNWIAVLLFAATLLIGTVASWFFTRNINQPLKRMITGLGKTEQHLYEGTISEFNAIASHLQGLHHERKEIKAWMDQVKPLLTSYHYMARFKNINIDEAAAAELPVSEGAFMIVVFQLRYRHTPSERLEDMLTKATGKIKEIISLQVQEAFPLSHTLQMDSREILSIVYTQERSERLLACLNELKRIFDHDQGTYLITIAVSSVFQHTSHFDQAYAEAMSLLLQAMPLEETQIIWEKALREEVSGFTAEQEHEFYVNLQAGNESSCQELLDRAFDSLHRRGATADQLHQFAHAVLSRIRKTMDLLNIESSPLQSDHQPLAHCVTPEHYQQALLSELARAAEAIRRKREENYDIIQFIAQFMENHISEEISLELLADKLNMSPTYLSGYIKEKTGSNFSDHLHAIRIRKAKELLVTTNMPVQEVGAQIGYRNVTSFIRMFKKLTGQPPGDYRKTHWIRN, encoded by the coding sequence ATGCAGTGGTTGACGTCCCGTTTTTCGGTCCATTCTCTATTCTTCAAAATGCTCGTTTATTTTCTGATCGTCATCAGCCTGCTTTCCTCCTACAACATCTGGTCAATGACGTTTTATACGCGGAATGTCCACAACGAGATCGTAAAATACAATTTAACGCTGATCCGGAATACCGTGGACAGCTTCGAGAAGCAGTATACGACTTGGAAGAGCCTGCTCCTCAGCCTTCAGCACGATGAATTCGTAGGAAATATTAGCCGGCAAGCCGACAAAGGCGGCAAGCAAGCGATCGATTACCTGCAGGTGGACTTGGTGATGGATCAAATCCGCACGCTGGTGACGCAGCCGTTTTACCATTTGCAAAACGTGATGATCTATTACCGAAGCCACTCCTTTCTGCTGGAACTCGACGGGATGGTAGATGATGACCGAATGTTTAGGCATTATTACGTCAGCGAAGCGTATCCGTACGAGTTTTGGTTGAAGGAGGCAGACAGGTCCGGCGCTTTCCTGCAGGCCCTTCCGAGCAGCAGCTTCACCATTGAACCCAAAAGCAGCGAGGTGGAACTTCTCCCGCTGGTCAGCCATGTCCCTGGAAGCCCGTGGGAAATCATCGCATTCGTCAATATGAAGAGCTGGTATGAATCCTATAAAGGCATGGCCGGCTCCCGTTTACTGCTGCTTGATCAGGACGGGACGCCATTGTTTCAATCGGATCCTTCCGCTAAGGATGGCCAGCTGCCTGCATGGAATGGAAAATCCGAATGGATTAAGGACAAGGGAACGTACTATTTTTTTGAAAAAGGGGACCGCTCGGGTCTTACATACGTATCCATCATTCCCCATAATGAGCTGAACCGCAGCATCAGCCGCATGAATTGGATCGCGGTGCTCCTGTTTGCCGCGACGCTGCTGATCGGAACGGTGGCATCCTGGTTCTTTACCCGCAACATTAATCAGCCTTTAAAGCGGATGATCACAGGCCTTGGCAAAACCGAACAGCATCTATACGAGGGCACCATTTCCGAATTCAACGCGATCGCCAGCCACCTGCAGGGATTGCATCATGAGCGCAAGGAAATCAAGGCATGGATGGACCAAGTCAAGCCGCTCCTGACAAGCTATCATTATATGGCTCGCTTCAAAAACATCAACATCGACGAAGCCGCCGCAGCGGAGCTGCCGGTAAGCGAGGGCGCCTTTATGATCGTCGTATTCCAGCTAAGGTACAGGCATACTCCCTCGGAACGGCTCGAGGATATGCTGACCAAGGCCACCGGCAAAATCAAAGAGATAATCAGTCTGCAGGTGCAGGAGGCCTTCCCGTTATCCCATACGCTCCAAATGGACAGCAGGGAGATCCTGTCGATCGTATATACGCAAGAGAGGTCGGAGCGTCTGCTTGCCTGCCTGAACGAATTGAAGCGGATTTTCGATCACGACCAAGGCACTTATCTGATCACGATAGCCGTGTCGTCCGTGTTCCAGCACACCTCGCACTTCGATCAGGCCTACGCCGAAGCCATGTCGCTCCTGCTTCAAGCGATGCCGTTGGAAGAAACCCAGATTATATGGGAAAAGGCCCTGCGGGAAGAAGTGAGCGGTTTTACGGCTGAGCAGGAGCATGAATTTTACGTAAACCTGCAGGCGGGCAACGAAAGCAGCTGCCAGGAGCTCCTTGATCGGGCATTCGATTCGCTTCACCGCCGGGGCGCGACAGCGGATCAGCTGCATCAATTCGCCCATGCCGTTCTCAGTCGTATCCGAAAAACGATGGATTTGCTGAACATCGAATCAAGTCCGCTTCAATCCGATCACCAGCCGCTTGCGCACTGCGTCACACCCGAACACTATCAGCAAGCGCTGCTGAGCGAGCTTGCCCGTGCAGCTGAAGCGATCCGACGAAAACGCGAAGAAAATTACGATATCATTCAGTTTATTGCCCAGTTTATGGAAAACCATATTTCCGAGGAAATATCACTGGAGCTATTGGCGGATAAGCTCAACATGTCGCCGACGTATCTGTCCGGCTATATTAAAGAAAAAACCGGCAGCAACTTCAGCGATCATCTACATGCGATCCGCATCCGGAAAGCGAAGGAGCTTCTCGTAACGACAAATATGCCGGTCCAGGAAGTTGGCGCGCAAATCGGGTATCGTAATGTCACATCCTTTATCCGCATGTTCAAAAAATTAACCGGCCAGCCGCCCGGCGATTACCGGAAAACCCATTGGATCCGGAATTAG
- a CDS encoding AIPR family protein, with protein MEIFRHFSVNPERLQKERRNLLVRIIVPETEEARDKIIKATNSQTPIPKSSLRVTDPIHRQIEDYLKTRDLYYDRRKNYYKNEGKKPKDIISVSFLAQCLMSVLMQRPDSARARPSTLLEDNSAYKKLYHKNNDLVTYYLLAYGGRKAEISLKEKGFSPSLVTNLKFYVVYAVFVLATETLYPTNKKIFDLDIEDLSDDLITQCIELTRGIFDRLGATDKVAKGSEFLEKLKSELEIIIDANSNLEGCHKSG; from the coding sequence ATGGAAATTTTCCGCCACTTTTCAGTCAATCCCGAGAGATTACAGAAAGAACGAAGAAATCTTCTTGTAAGGATAATTGTTCCAGAAACTGAGGAGGCTAGAGATAAAATTATAAAGGCAACAAACAGTCAAACTCCTATCCCTAAATCTTCATTACGCGTAACCGACCCTATTCATAGGCAGATTGAGGATTATCTAAAGACACGTGACTTGTATTATGACCGCCGTAAAAATTATTATAAGAATGAGGGTAAGAAACCAAAAGATATTATTAGCGTTTCGTTCTTAGCTCAATGTTTGATGTCAGTCTTAATGCAAAGACCTGATTCAGCCCGTGCTAGACCTTCAACATTGCTGGAAGACAATAGTGCTTATAAGAAGCTATATCATAAGAATAATGATCTTGTGACATATTATTTATTGGCATATGGAGGAAGAAAAGCAGAAATCTCTCTTAAAGAAAAAGGGTTTTCTCCATCACTTGTAACGAATCTAAAATTCTATGTGGTCTACGCAGTTTTTGTGTTAGCCACAGAAACACTTTATCCAACGAACAAGAAAATTTTCGATCTAGATATTGAAGATTTATCAGATGACCTTATAACTCAGTGTATTGAGTTAACTAGAGGAATATTTGATAGATTAGGTGCTACGGATAAGGTAGCAAAAGGGTCAGAGTTTTTAGAAAAATTAAAAAGTGAACTTGAGATCATAATAGATGCAAATTCTAATCTCGAGGGTTGCCATAAAAGTGGGTAA
- a CDS encoding extracellular solute-binding protein translates to MKFWNRKWGRVALAAVLTGALLSGCAKGEAGKEGNAGALGTKEITLDMMTFSHTNWPYKENWPIYQYLKEATGISFKVQPVMSDYTTTMNLAISSGEIPDLMMVNSLNAANTHGASGAFVDYFEHLDKMPNYKKFLEDHPEVKAAILSPEGKNYFMPLYGLEQQSRRSWLYRDDIFKKHDLTPPTTYDELYTVAKKLKELYPDSFPIAVFNGLSPLVNMAPAFNTSSSYYYDYEKEEWRYGPTEDNYRIMVEYMNKFYTEGLIAPDFMAHKRKQFNDLLLQNKAFIASDYIGIMDELPLMLGDKASEFSLDYMLPPVGTPDGKSHNVFAGLQTDGFAVAANSKERDTLLQYLDFLYSPEGIELATWGKEGETYTTQNGVRKFKDDYKEFGDLRTKTGIATIGAHTVLDMSAFESMYSPKMQAAMKIAPEHETKPQPRLAYTNEENEVLSMVGETVKKYHEEQIAKFILGQKKMDEWDAYVAEVNRLGVQQVLDVHKSAYERTQKFVNEGK, encoded by the coding sequence ATGAAATTTTGGAACCGGAAATGGGGGAGGGTCGCACTCGCCGCGGTACTGACCGGTGCATTGCTGAGCGGCTGCGCGAAAGGTGAAGCAGGAAAGGAGGGAAATGCAGGAGCGCTGGGGACGAAGGAGATTACGCTGGACATGATGACCTTCTCCCATACGAACTGGCCCTATAAAGAAAATTGGCCGATTTATCAATATTTGAAGGAAGCAACCGGCATTTCGTTTAAAGTTCAGCCTGTCATGAGCGATTATACAACGACGATGAATCTGGCGATTTCATCCGGCGAAATTCCCGATTTGATGATGGTCAACAGCCTGAACGCCGCGAATACCCATGGTGCCAGCGGAGCGTTCGTCGATTATTTCGAGCATTTGGATAAGATGCCGAATTACAAGAAGTTTCTCGAGGATCACCCGGAGGTCAAGGCAGCGATCCTGTCTCCGGAGGGAAAAAACTATTTTATGCCGCTGTATGGGCTCGAACAGCAGTCCAGGCGATCCTGGCTGTACCGGGATGATATTTTCAAAAAGCATGATTTGACCCCGCCTACGACCTATGACGAGCTCTATACGGTTGCCAAAAAACTGAAAGAGCTGTATCCGGACAGCTTCCCGATCGCCGTGTTCAACGGTTTAAGCCCACTGGTCAACATGGCGCCGGCGTTTAATACGAGCAGCAGCTATTATTACGATTACGAGAAGGAAGAATGGCGCTACGGACCGACGGAGGACAATTATCGGATCATGGTCGAGTACATGAACAAGTTTTATACCGAGGGCTTGATCGCACCGGATTTCATGGCGCATAAGCGCAAGCAGTTTAACGATCTGCTTCTTCAGAATAAAGCGTTTATCGCAAGCGATTATATCGGCATTATGGACGAGCTGCCGCTCATGCTGGGCGACAAGGCATCCGAATTCAGCCTCGATTACATGTTGCCGCCTGTCGGAACGCCGGACGGTAAATCCCACAACGTGTTTGCAGGACTCCAGACCGACGGGTTCGCCGTAGCGGCCAATTCGAAGGAGCGGGATACGCTGCTGCAGTATTTGGATTTCCTGTACTCGCCGGAAGGAATCGAGCTGGCTACCTGGGGGAAAGAAGGGGAAACCTACACGACCCAGAACGGCGTCCGTAAGTTTAAAGACGACTACAAAGAATTCGGCGACTTGCGTACGAAGACGGGCATTGCCACCATCGGCGCCCATACGGTGCTGGATATGAGCGCATTTGAATCGATGTATTCACCCAAAATGCAGGCAGCGATGAAAATCGCGCCGGAGCATGAAACGAAACCGCAGCCGAGGCTGGCCTATACCAATGAAGAGAATGAAGTGCTTAGCATGGTGGGAGAAACCGTCAAGAAGTACCATGAAGAGCAAATAGCAAAATTTATTTTGGGACAGAAAAAGATGGACGAATGGGACGCCTACGTGGCCGAGGTGAACCGGCTGGGCGTGCAGCAAGTGCTGGATGTGCACAAGAGCGCTTACGAGCGGACGCAAAAATTCGTGAATGAAGGAAAATAA